The genomic DNA GTCCTTGTCCGTCGACCACACCTTGCCGTCGCTGCGCAGGAACGATGCGCCGGCGGATTCCTCACCGCCGAAGGCCAGCGTGGAGTCGAGCAGCCCGGGAACGAACCACTTGAATCCGACGGGCACCTCGAAGAGGGTGCGATTATGCGCGGCGACGATGCGGTCGACGATCGACGAGGTGACCAGAGTCTTGCCGATCGCGGCGCCCTTCGGCCAGTCGGTGCGGGAGTCGAGTAGGTAGTCGATGGCGGCTGCCAGATAGTGATTCGGGTTCATCAGACCCGCATCGGGAGTGACGATGCCGTGACGATCGGCATCGGCGTCGTTGCCGGTGGCGATGTCGAAATCGTTGCGTGAGGCGATGAGGCCGGCCATCGCATAGGGGGAGGAGCAGTCCATGCGGATGTTCTCGTCCCAATCCAGGGTCATGAACGACCAGGTGGGGTCGACGTCCGGGTGGACGACGTCGAGGTTGAGGTCGTAGTCCTCTGCAATCGCCGCCCAGTAGTCGACGCTGGCTCCGCCGAGCGGATCGGCGCCGATCTTCAGCCCGGAGCTGCGAATGACATCGAGGTCGATGACCGACTCGAGGTCGTCGACGTAGTTCGAGACGTAGTCGAAGTTCTCGGTGTTCTCCAGATGGAATGCCCGCTGAAATGGGGTGCGCGGAATCTTCTCCCACCCCTCGGCCAGGTACCGGTTGGCGCGCTCGGCGATCCAGGTCGTCGTCTCGGTTCCGGCGGGCCCGCCGTGCGGCGGGTTGTACTTGATGCCGCCGTCGGCGGGCGGATTGTGGCTGGGAGTGACGATGATGCCGTCGGCCTGCGCATCCTCGCGCGACTTCCCGGCATTGAAGCCGAGGATCGCGTGGGAGACCGCGGGGGTCGGGGTGAAGCCGTCGCGCTCGTCGATGAGCGCCGGAACCTCAGCTGCGGCGAGCACTTCGAGGACGGTGAGGAAGGCGGGCTCGCTCAGTGCGTGAGTGTCACGGCCGAGGAAGACCGGCCCACGGATGCCTTTGTCTCGGCGGAAGTCGACGATCGCCGCGGTGATGGCCGCGATGTGGGCCTCGTTGAAGGAGCGATTGAAGCTCGAACCGCGGTGGCCGGAGGTCCCGAAGCTCACTGCTTGCGAAGGCACCGAGGGGTCGGGAACCAAGTCGTGATAGGAATCGAGAAGGGCAGGGATGTCAACGAGATCCTTGTCCTGGGCCAACTGGCCGGCGCGTGTTGTCATTCTTCTACCTAACCAAATGACAGCGGTTGCGCACAGTTGTGTCCACGGAGTTCTTGCATCGTGGACTTCGACGGCTCCTCGGCGCGAGAATCAGCGGCCTCGTATGCCGGGCCGCCTTCTCAGTCCGGCGGCTCCACGGAGTCGTCCTCCTCTTCCTTCGTGTCTCCACCGCTGACATCTCGGTCTTTGTCGGGGGAGGAGGACCCTTCCGCTTTGGCCTGGGCGTCTTCGGGATCCCGATCGATCGGAACATCGTGTTCGGCAGCGATGCGCTCGAGCCTCTCCTCGGGAGTTTGGGAACTGCCTTCGGCGTCGGTATCCGCGCCGACTCCGACAGCAGTGCTCTCGATGTTCTGCTCGTCTTCGGTCTGGTCTTCTGCTGAGTTCTCCGGGAGGTTTTTCTTCTCGTCACTCATGACTTCGGCTCCTTTCGGAGTTGAACACGCTCACCGCGTTCGACGGAGGAATGGGGATCACAAAAGGTATGGAAGTGATCTGTGGTCTCGACGGTAGACCCATCGTGGAAACGGGGCAAGGGGACTCGGTCTTGCGGCTCCTCCGGTCGACCTCGCGACGACGGGAGCGACTCTCGCGGACGGTGCGATCAAGCCGCTGGCTGGCCGACTGCAGGTGCCTTTCTGCTCACTTCACCCAGGGCTCTTCGCCGGTCTCGGAGACGATCGGCTTACCATTGTCGATGTTCCATGAGCCCATGCCGCCGACGACATCAAAGGCGTCGAAGCCATTCTGATTGAGCCAGGCTACGGCTCGGTTCGAGCGTCCGCCGGTGCGGCAGATGACGTACATATCGTCATCGAGAGGAAGATCGTCCAGGCGGGTGGGCAGCTCGCCCAGCGGTACGTGGATCGCGCCTTCGATATGGCCGGCCTCCCATTCGTCATCCTCGCGGACGTCGATGATGGCGGCCCCCTCGGGGATGTCGTTGACGGTGACGGTCGTTTCTTCATCCATGTCTTCAGTGTAGGCACGCAAACCACGTGTTCGCACCTGCCCGGAGATTCCGAATCTGCGCATGTCCGTCATCGTGTGCGCGCCCCTCTTTACAGCTGTGCGCGCAGCCAGTCCGCACTTCGAACGGCTCCGGATTTCGGTCATCTCAGTCCAGTTCCAAGGGGGCTGTTGCCGCCCGGAGAGACGTGTGAGAATGGCCGAGTAGTCGTTGATGCGCCAGTCGACCGCGGCCCGCCCGAACGAGCCACGGTCCGCGTCAGCGACTTTATCGCCAGGAACCGTCTGCGAAGGGAAATGGTCATGAACAACAGAGACAAGAGCGACGAGTCGCCGGCCGAGGAGAAGGCCCGTGATATTGCATCAGCACTGGACGAAGCGACGGAGCCGCTGGGCGGCACTTCGTCCATGGAATCTCACGCCGAAGTCGGATACACCGAAAACAACGTTGAGGAGCGTGCCCAGAACACGGCAGCGGAAGAAGGCGTGACGCTGCACCGCAATCCCGATGGTTCGCATACGGCGATCGACGAATCGAAGGCCGCCGAAGCGACTCCGAGCTCAGGAACCGAGAACTCCGGAGCCACTGACGCTTCCCTTGCCCCGGGTATGGGTGCCTCGGTCGGCACCACGTCCGAGCACGGCGATATCTACAGCGCGCCAGGGATGGGCAACGCGGTCGGCAGCACGGCGGGAGGCGGCGCCGCGAGCACGGAAGCGGCAGCCTCCGCCACTGACGACACCGAAGCTGGCCAGGTATCCGCCGCGGGTGGTGGGCAGAAGCCCGCAGGAGAGGCGGCGACAGACGAGCTCGACCGGGCCGACGTCGTCAAGATCCTGCGCGGCGGTGATTCTGTCATGCTCGCGACCGCGCTCGCCGACGGCAAGATCCTCGCTCACCCCATGGCACCCCAGCAGGTCACCGAGGAGGCCGACGTCTGGTTCTTCCTCGCCCTCGACGGCGACCAAGCGAAGGCGCTGCAGACGAACCCCGAGGTCAATATCAGCCTCGCGGAGGCGGGCAACTGGCTGTCGGTGGCCGGGCGCGTGAAGTTCGTCGACGACAAGGCCAAGGTCGATGAACTGTGGTCGGATTCCGCCAAGGCGTGGTTCGATGACCGCCGCGACCCGAACCTGGGACTCATCAAGGTCGTCACCCACTCCGCACAGCACTGGGGGCTGCCCGGTGGCAAGGCATCGGGCATGTTCCGCATGGTCCGGTCCAAGCTCACCGGAGACCGCCCGTCCGGCGGCACACAGACCACGGAACTCTGAGCCGTGAGAGGCCAGGGGGCTCGGCACGACTGCTCTGCTGCCCGTGCCGGGCGCCCCACCTCACCGCGAGCCGCCTCGGCGAGGCATAGCATGGAGGCATGAGCAAGCGGATCGTCATCATCGGTGCGGGACTGGCCGGTACGACTGCGGCGCGGGAGCTGAACGCGCGCGGTCAGGCCGTCACCGTCATCGACCCCCAAGCTGGCGAAACGTGTGAGCGGCCGCCGCTGTCCAAGCACCTCTTCGACGGCTCCCGCCACCACCTGCCCTACCATCTCGAATCGACCGATCACATCACCTTCGTCCGTGACCGGGCAGAAGAGATCACCCTCGCCGAGGCGGCCGCGGAGTCCCGCTACACCGCCGAGACCCAGCGACACCCCCATCGGCTGGCGAATGACCACGCCACCGCCGGCACCATCCACCTCGCCTCGGGGGAGTCCATCGACTTCACCCACTGCATCCTCGCCACCGGGATGGAGGCGAACCGCCCCGAAGTCCCCGCCTTCCCGGACGCCCTGCCGGTCTATGACCTCGGCGACGCCGAATGGATCCTTGAACGTGTGAACAACGCGACCGAGGCGCTCAACGTCGGGGTGCTGGGCTCCGGTTATCTCGGAATGGAAGTGGCCGCCTCGGCGGTGGCTGCCGGGCACCGCGCCACGGTCTACCTGCGCGGGAACGAACCCCTTCGCAAACAGCTCTCCGCTCCCGTGCGGCAGGCACTGTTCGAGAAGCACAAAGCCGCCGGGGTCGACTTCGTCACCCACACCGCGAGCCCGGACGACATCCCGGCCGATGTTCACGACCTGTTCATCACCAGCGTCGGAGCTCGACCTCGGCTGATCCCGATCGACGGCCACCGCCCCGCTCAGGCCTGGGGCGTGGATGAGAGTTTGGCAACATCTCATGCGGGTGTCTTCGCCGCCGGCGACTGCGCCATCATCACCGCCGGACCCTATGCACTCGACCACCCATGGGCCTGTGAACCGGTGGCCGAAAGCCACGGAAAATTCCTCGCTGAGCTCCTCGGCGAGGGCGCGGGAGAGCCGTCGAACAAAGGCGAGAACGACTCCGAATCCGCTTCAGGCAGTGGGCCGGAAGGGGGTCCGAAAGCCTGGTCCGACGTCCCCTGGCACTGGAGCTTCCAAGGCCCGGAGAAGGTATTCACGGCGGGCCTGACGAGCCCCGACGCCAACGACACGATCATCCGACACGACCCCAGCGGAGCCAAGTTCCAGGTCTTCCACTTCGACGGCCCCGAACCGGAGTCGAAGCTCGTCGGTGTCGAAACATTCAACTGGCCGCCGATGCAGGCGGCGGCGCGGCGTGTACTCGGCGGTAGCCACATTCCGACGCGGGCCCAAATCGCCGACCCAGACTTCGACTTCAAGGCTCACAGCCGACTGTGAGTCTGCGCTAGTCTCATCCCGTAGACTCTTTCTGTTCTATCCCCAGTCGCCGACGAGAGAATTTTCTGTTCATGGATATGGCCAGGCTTGCTGCCGAGCACGGACTCGAGAGAGTGGGTGGACGGCCGTCTCTGCCCCAGTACGTCAAACAGCTTCTCAACCGAAGCGACTTCACGTACACGCTTGCGAAGTACCGGATGCAGTCCGAGAACGAGCGCAACCGCCTCGGCATGGCCTGGGTGTTGCTGCGTCCGTCGTTCTCGGCACTGATCTACGGCACGGTCTTCGGCTTCATCATGCAGGGCGCGACTGCTCGCCCGCCGGACTTCGCTCCATTCGTCGTCATCGGAGTCTTCATC from Brevibacterium sp. JSBI002 includes the following:
- a CDS encoding rhodanese-like domain-containing protein encodes the protein MDEETTVTVNDIPEGAAIIDVREDDEWEAGHIEGAIHVPLGELPTRLDDLPLDDDMYVICRTGGRSNRAVAWLNQNGFDAFDVVGGMGSWNIDNGKPIVSETGEEPWVK
- a CDS encoding pyridoxamine 5'-phosphate oxidase family protein, translating into MNNRDKSDESPAEEKARDIASALDEATEPLGGTSSMESHAEVGYTENNVEERAQNTAAEEGVTLHRNPDGSHTAIDESKAAEATPSSGTENSGATDASLAPGMGASVGTTSEHGDIYSAPGMGNAVGSTAGGGAASTEAAASATDDTEAGQVSAAGGGQKPAGEAATDELDRADVVKILRGGDSVMLATALADGKILAHPMAPQQVTEEADVWFFLALDGDQAKALQTNPEVNISLAEAGNWLSVAGRVKFVDDKAKVDELWSDSAKAWFDDRRDPNLGLIKVVTHSAQHWGLPGGKASGMFRMVRSKLTGDRPSGGTQTTEL
- the pgm gene encoding phosphoglucomutase (alpha-D-glucose-1,6-bisphosphate-dependent), with protein sequence MTTRAGQLAQDKDLVDIPALLDSYHDLVPDPSVPSQAVSFGTSGHRGSSFNRSFNEAHIAAITAAIVDFRRDKGIRGPVFLGRDTHALSEPAFLTVLEVLAAAEVPALIDERDGFTPTPAVSHAILGFNAGKSREDAQADGIIVTPSHNPPADGGIKYNPPHGGPAGTETTTWIAERANRYLAEGWEKIPRTPFQRAFHLENTENFDYVSNYVDDLESVIDLDVIRSSGLKIGADPLGGASVDYWAAIAEDYDLNLDVVHPDVDPTWSFMTLDWDENIRMDCSSPYAMAGLIASRNDFDIATGNDADADRHGIVTPDAGLMNPNHYLAAAIDYLLDSRTDWPKGAAIGKTLVTSSIVDRIVAAHNRTLFEVPVGFKWFVPGLLDSTLAFGGEESAGASFLRSDGKVWSTDKDGIILALLAAEMTAKTGQTPSQRYAGLAANHGTSAYARQDAPATREQKARLGALDASRVSASTVGGEAVTSVLTSAPGNNAPIGGLKVTTDNAWFAVRPSGTEDVYKIYAESLRDEDHLRQVQHDARALVDGVLE
- a CDS encoding FAD-dependent oxidoreductase, whose amino-acid sequence is MSKRIVIIGAGLAGTTAARELNARGQAVTVIDPQAGETCERPPLSKHLFDGSRHHLPYHLESTDHITFVRDRAEEITLAEAAAESRYTAETQRHPHRLANDHATAGTIHLASGESIDFTHCILATGMEANRPEVPAFPDALPVYDLGDAEWILERVNNATEALNVGVLGSGYLGMEVAASAVAAGHRATVYLRGNEPLRKQLSAPVRQALFEKHKAAGVDFVTHTASPDDIPADVHDLFITSVGARPRLIPIDGHRPAQAWGVDESLATSHAGVFAAGDCAIITAGPYALDHPWACEPVAESHGKFLAELLGEGAGEPSNKGENDSESASGSGPEGGPKAWSDVPWHWSFQGPEKVFTAGLTSPDANDTIIRHDPSGAKFQVFHFDGPEPESKLVGVETFNWPPMQAAARRVLGGSHIPTRAQIADPDFDFKAHSRL